The genomic interval GTTTTCAGACTCACCCCCTTCCACTACTACCACGTTGACATCCTTGTGCAGTACCACCACCCCTGTCAGGTACAGCTGCCCAGCATTGGCCTCAATCTTGAACTTCTTGGCTGGGTTGCTCAAATTTcgaactctggagaagggaaagtttagTTATGGGTTTCATTTTAGCACCAGTAGCTGACTGAATGGAATGGCAAATAAAGATGGATCcaaaatagttttctttctaaaaacaaAGGCATTTGGAGTAGGCAAATATACTAAAGCTTAACAGGTAGAATTGATGAATCTACAAGTGTTTCTACTGTCTTAAACTTCTTCAAAGTCTAGCACAGTACACTTTACAACACTAGCAGGTAATCAGAATTTACTTTAAGAAAAAGGAGAGCTATTAATAACCATCATCCAAAAAAATTTATATGCTTGGTTATTCTTGACAATATAAAGATCAACAAATTCTTTGCCCTCTAGATGCTTATAATGTAAAGTAGTCACAATGCTATGCACGAAAATTTCTATAAGAATACATGAAAAACTGTTAGTGACAATTACCCATAGTGAGTGGTCCTGAGGATCAGAGACTAGGAAGGGGACTTTTTCACAGAAGTGTCCTTCTGTATTGCTAGAATGTTTTTATCTTAGTAAGCATTCACTACTTTTATAATAATGTACCATTTCTATAATCAAGAACTAGTTACTAAACATGAGCACATCTAAATAAGAGACATATATATACTTGACAtaaaagagtaaaatgaaaacattaaatcaATACAAACTAGAAAATAATTACAACACATAAAGTCCATTTTGGAGTGGAAATAAAAGGATTACTACAATACATTAGGATAAGAATATAGTTAACTGAGGAAAAAAACTTTTAGTGTTTCCtagaaaaaaacagtattttatgCTTCATAAAGAATGAATGAGCCTTAGTTCACATCTTGACCTGAACATGCATATTCACATTCATTCTTCAGAACTAATATTAGTTCACTAAGACCTCAGAGATAGAAGAGTAAGTTTTTAACCCTCATCGCTGTAAAAGATCTACTAGCTCCTGATGTATACCAGGATCATTAAAGAGAGTGGAGGTGATGTTAGGTATGCTTTATACCAGTGATTCTGCCTTGAGCACTTGGAAAATGTTTTGGTATTTCTAAGGGAAAGGCTGGCCCAGTCTGGACACCTACCTATATACAGATATGTGTACCCCCTGTGAAATGTCTTCTTtaagctttttaattttcttgacctTTCTCTGTTCTGCTGTAAGTTTTCGGGCAGCATTGGCCTCTTCATGCGCTCTGTCGTGACAGGAAGGACATCCACAAGTGAGAAAGGCATTGAAGATCAGAAGCAGGGCTGAGGGAAAGAGAGAGCAACGGAGAACTCTCCCCTCCCTCCAAATATGGATCccccagaagagttcgggaaaggtacTTGCCCTGGGTTTCCACCCAATCCCATGGCACTTACTTCTGTCTTTTTGCCATCTGAGCTCTGACATGGGCTTCTACCTTCGTGGGGTCTTGAACAGCTTCTGTTCCTAATACTCGCATCAAATTTGAAATTCTCACTGCAGCGAAGAGATGACAGAGATCAATCTCCTAAGTCACCACTCCAGCTAGGGTAATCTGCAATCTCTTCCTACCAATTCATACTGTTCACCTATTTCAAATCTGCTCAAAACTCACTTCCTCCAAATACTTTTACCTTGAAAGCCCATTCCATTAATTCAGCATTTGCAGGAGGTAAATTAATATCAATAATTGGTATACATTTACTCACACtgcttgaaaatttgtgaaagaaaacaaacttaatttTGTtagcatttttcactttcattgtagCATTTAGTGAAAGATCCTATACATAACAGTGCTCACTCAAAATACTACTAACTGATACTGGAAACTATAGGAGTGAggttttttaaacttcattttcattttttaaacatttaagaatTATGTATACAACAACTCTGAGCAAATACTCCAACTACTGTCTCCATAAACTTCAAGACTGTTATTCTTCCAGGAAGGTAAGAATGTTAAATGGTCAATATTACTTATGAAAAAGGCTTAAATGACCTCTACAATGACTATGTTGACCTGATTTAATAAAGACAGTAGAAAACTTGGGAAAGGACAAACCAATGAATGATTCTGAGAAACAAAAAGCATTCAAATATAGAGAGATACTAAAAGTTCCTCTAGAATGACAGGAAGAAAAACTTGCCACCATTTCTTCCCTGCCTCTAAGATCTGTACCTTTGGGTTCTGGAGGAGGCATCAGGCCCAGCCTGACCTTCTCTTGTAGCTCCTTCTGCGCTTCCCTCCTCGTCTGCCGTCGAAGTTTCTTCTGTTCCTTCTTGGTCAGATATACTCCCAGAGTAACTGGTGTGTCATTGTCAACTGTCAGGCAGAGAAATGAATGTGCCAAAGCAATAAGCATATTACAGGGATATAGGTGAATATCAATCACATTAAAAAGAACTtcacagcaacacagatggacctaaagattgtcatactgagtgaagtaagtcagacagataaagacaaatatataatgcttacatgtggaacctaaaaaaagagtacaaatgaacttatcttttAATAAAACAGTTATAGCCGCTGAAAACAAACTTAAGGCCACCAGGGACTaaaggggagagggataaattagaggactgggattgacatatatccattactatatataaagtaactAAGGAtctactacatagcacagggaactctactcaatgctgtataatggcctatatgagaaaggaatctaaaaaacagtggGTTTATGTATAGATGATATActgtgctgtacacctgaaactaatacaacattgtaaatcaactatgtcccaaaagaaatttttttttaaaaaaggacgtTTAGCttgtttttagttatttttaggtCATGATAGTAGTATTATGGTTATGTTTTTATTAAGTATTCTTGGAACTACCCTGGTAGtacagtggctaggactctgtgctcccaattcagggggcctgggttcaatccctggtcaggaaactagacctCACATGGTTCAACTAatagtctgcatgccacaactaaggcctggtgcagccaaataaataaatacttaaaaaaaaaacgagtaaaaagtattcttttctttcatgaGTCATGTTCtaacttgtttttctttaagcAACTGAACCCTTTAATAAACTGAAATGTGGCAGATATGGAAAAAAAGATTAGAGCTGCTCTGACTGCTCTGTGTGAGGATTTGGGGTAGGCAGAGGGTATCCAGAATCCCACTTGGATCCTACCTACTAAACCTCAAGGTGTCTATGGAATCCAACTTGAAAACCACTGGCCAAGATGATGAAATTCCTAATTTAAGAGTTACAGGGACTGGGAAAAATCCTCTGGGCTCCCAAGTCAGATTTATTcaatttattaaaacaaataaaactccCTACATTCTTCTAATGATTCATACTGAAGACAACCAAATAGATTCTGATTAAGTACAATTCAGTGTTTATTACCTTTTTATTTATCTCAAAGTCTCAagctatttttcttaatttattagaGATCCTGATAAACAAATTTACTGAGTAAAAACTAACCTCTGTTCATCTCAAGTCTGATGAAAGTATTAGCATCTTCTGTGATCACTTGAAAAAGGATTGTCGGTTAGTGTTATCTCTACATATGAGAAAATTCTGTATTGTAGTGATTTATCCAGGGATTTCAGGTACAACTAAAACCCATCTCCTCTGACTAAGCCAACAGACTTTCACTACAAAACACATAAACAGAAAGGCTGAAGACAAGGCAGACTGAAGATGGCAAGGGGTTTAGTGGTGGTGTGCTAGACTAGAGTTGGGAGTCAACACTACTGCAAAAGCCCAATTTGAAATACAGATATACATCAGTGAGGCCATCTCTGGTTTAGACCTCAATGCTCTATAACAGCTGCACTGTCCAATActgtagccactagccacatgtactatttaaattaaaattgaaaaaaaaattaaaaaaatcagtccCTCAGCTATATTAATGCAACTCAGTTTTCAAgttctcagtagtcatgtgtgaatagCAGCTATAGTACAGACAGCCCAGACAGAGATTACATCCATTATCACATAAACTCCTATAGGCTAATACTTCTCTAGGGCTTTGACTGAGTAATCTCTACATTACCTGGAGGGTTGAGCTGGGCTGGATGTTCAACAAGATTTGTGATTCCAAAATAATCTTCTCTCTTGGGATTTTCCTCTGTACTAAAAttggaggaagaagggaaaacaGGATATGTGGGTAGAGACGATTCCAAGAGAGAGGCAATCTCAGAAACACAATGAAAAAATCCACTCTCCATAGTGGATTCTCAACCTTTTTTTCCTACCCTAACACATTTAACAGATACCATATTCTGTCATTAGTAACAATAATTCTCTGGGACAGTGGTTGACAAAGGAGGCATAAGGAAAGGCTGAGACACAGTCTCCTTAAGTCATGTATCAGAATAATGGAGCAGATATGATTAAAGCTCTCTGAATGTTTcttacatgttttatttatcaTTCTCTCCCTCACCAAGAATCCTTTCTCTCTTTTAGGACTGGATCTTTAATATATGTAAACATCTGTTATAAGTAGCAAAAGAAGgtaattaagaaaatgaatatgCTAAAAACACTAACAATGTATAACAAAGCAAGCAGAAAATATTTGTGTCCAATCCTCCTACATTGATTgacccaaaaaactaaaaacaacccACAGAACACATTCTTTATAAGCATATGAGCTTGTATATGGTTATGTTTGCCTTAGATTGAAAATTTTTATGTAATGCATGAATACCATCTTTCCCATTAAAACTCTAGTCTTCATAAAAGGTATTAACCAACAAACTCACAGGTCAAAGCCATTGGGGATGATGTAAGAGTCCCACCACTCAATTTCAGGGATGTCGCCTTCCTTCAATTCCTTCTTAGGAGCAATGAGGGCCAGTCTAGTTGAAGTATGAATGCCTGTTTTTCGAGCAGCCTGTGAGATCTCTGCCTGCAGCTTCTCTAGTTGAGCCTAAAGACAAGGTAAGACAAGAAGATAAATTAGAATCAAAGAAAACAGGGAAGCAGTAGAATCCCAAAACTTAAAACACTCCCTTGTTGAACTCTTTACATCTAACACAACAAATTCAGATTTTCTGAAAGCTAAGAAAAAAGAGCTGTTCTGCTTTGCTTTACTCATTACTTGGTTGATTTCCATATATTTGGCTCTCATTATCACCCCTCTATCCCAGTGTGTGCCTGCAGCAAATATGTAGAAATGGAATTTTATGGAAAACTTCTGAGAGGATGAAAACAAGAAGGTAAAAGTCATTGAATATATGGTCAATTAAACTATCCAGGAATGTGGATTGTCTGCAGCAAATTTTAACAGCAGGCTAGCTTTCCTCAGATGTCCTGAGGTTTCTAAACAGTTTCCCTCCACTGATTGTTGTATGTAGAGAATTTTCAAATTCAATTTCCTTTTTACCTAAGTAGAATgtaagtaacttaaaaaaaaaaaaaaaaaaaagaatgtaagtaTCTGAGAAAACAAATCACTAAAATTCAagtattccagaaataaacacagtattttaaaaattacttattgcTTTACTACTTATTTATCTAATTGCCAAAAACAGAGAGAATTAAGTTGACAGTATTTCAGGACTATATTCAGTTTCCTTTGTCACCTTCCTAACTTATTCAAATTTCTAGATTTTATTCTAAGCCAGATACCTTTGTCCGTAATCGTTGGGCAATCTTTTCAAATTTGCCCTTGTCATGGAATTTAAAAGTGCGTCTCTGGCGCTGGGAAGGGGCAATTGAGACTCGTGGATCAAAAAAGGTATTAGATTCCATGTCTTCTGATGGCTTTTCTTTTAGCTGTTGCTTGAACTGTTCTCTCTTCACAGCCCGAATATTGGCCTTCAGAGTAGGCATTCTGTGTGTCAGCTCAATCTCCTTGCCTGTTGCATCTACAGTTCGACCTTGTTCATCAAGAATCAGTGGTGTAGGTTTAGTTTGATCTTTTAACTCCACCTTCCTGAAAAATAGCCCAAAAGAGGAATAAATCCCATATAAAACAATAAGGCAggcaaacagacaaaaaatacaaacaaatcaAAACCCACCAGAGACAATTAGGTTACAAAGTTCTGAGGAATATAAACCCATCAATGAATAATAACATCTTGACTGAATATACAAAGCTGGACAGTTGAGTATGGAGTATAATCAGATGAAATGAACTTACAAATTACAATGGCAAGAAGTTGGAATCCTATCATTCTTTACTCCTGAATTCTTGAGTCAGGGAATTGCAAACCAACTGAGGTGCTAAAAATAAAGCCTATCACCTTTACCCAGTTGCAGAGAACTCTCATATCTGGTCTCACTCAATGTGGTTTAATGGAAATAGCTCTTGAATTAGGAACCAGGAGACCTGATCCTATTCCTAGCTCCAATACTGGAGGAATAATCTTAATTTTAGTTCTACCAATCATAAAAAGAAGATAATTAAACTCTGCAACAAGGAAACCAAGAGAATAAATTCAATTGGTATTTACTGAACATATGTAAGAAATATGAAACTAAGAAATGACTTAAGTTCCTTGGAAGAAGAGGATCAGTAACACTCAAAGGTATTTACTGCTTCTCAAGCTTCTGAAAAGATGAGTTCCATGAAATAGATACTCACGGGGGAGCAATGCCCATAGCATGGAGATTGGCCAGGCCCACCATGTTGGCATTGCCGATGAGCCCTGGCTTCAGTGCCAGCTGGGCTTGGATGCGGGCTTGTAGTTCAGCTGCTTTCCTTGCCTTCTCTATGGCATCATTCATGAAAGTGGCGGCCTGGGAGGGCTGAATAGTGTTGCCAATTGGAAGTCGCTCTGGTTGGGAGGATGAAGGAGTCTTTGGCTGTgagatagagaaaaagaaatcagcatCAGAAAAAATTAACATAGGCAAACAGATCTCTCTCttttacacatacacaaacacacacacacacatgtggtaaATTGAGGGTGGAACATGCAGTCATTTTCTGGACTCTCATTTGAGTGGGTGGAAAGAAATTCTGTGTTTAACAGTCTTGTTTTCAGAGAAACTTGGTTACAATACCTGAGGTGTAGGGGGGCTAATGAAGCTCAGttgctttttcctttcctcaATTTGCCGTGTTGCTGCCTCCATCATCTGTTTGATCTGCTCTCAGTGGGGTAAAAAGTTGGAAAACAGTTAAcacctcttttttatttctcccataCAGGTTCCTAAACTCAAAGGGCTTTTAGGTCTAGAGAAACTAGTATTTTTTGAACGATCCCATCATATTCTGCCTGTACCACAGGCTAGCAAATTTAGTTTACACAGTTAACAGATAAGGTCACACAGTTGATCACTGGAATTTTTCAACCTATCTTCCCAAGGTAGGACTGGCATGTTAAGTAGTAACACAGCTTGATGAGTAAGACTCTGGAGTCAGGGAAACCCGAGTTTCAATCTTAACTCTTCCATTTAATGCCtctgtgaccttgaacatggTATTTAATTCTTAAATCTCCAAGTGTCTAAAAGGAGTAAAAACAGTACCTACCTTACAGGGAAACTGTGAACATTTAAATAATGCATGCAAAACTAATAGAATCcataaacattattattatacttaaaaaagaaaaaaacaaaacaaaacactattgGTCCCTGAGTTCCTAATCTGGGTAACCAGAGTCCACTTGCTTCCTAGTGGAGACTTGGGACCCAGGAGACTTGCTTCCTAGTCTCCATAAATCCCTTTCTCTGTCCtaaggaaattcagaaaaataagctTTGAGAACATGATCAAGTAACTCTTCTTGAATTTTCCAAAAGAGTCTGCTGTCAAGGTGCTtcaaggttattttttaaaatttatttttaacaatttcttaAATAGTGACATATTTACATGGATTAAATTGCAAAAAGTACAAAaagaatattctgaaaatatttactatttatatggtatcagaatttttaaacaatgcccattttaaatacacagataatttctattaaaaaaaaaaacagaagtcaaTCCGAAATTATTTAAGTGGATTAAGCTTTCTGCATTATATTATTTGGAAATTCTTCTCTGTCATCATGCTGAGTTCtaattatttcaataattttcttAATGACACAGTGAGGTAGAT from Dama dama isolate Ldn47 chromosome 20, ASM3311817v1, whole genome shotgun sequence carries:
- the PRPF3 gene encoding U4/U6 small nuclear ribonucleoprotein Prp3 isoform X1, which produces MALSKRELDELKPWIEKTVKRVLGFSEPTVVTAALNCVGKGMDKKKAADHLKPFLDDSTLRFVDKLFEAVEEGRSSRHSKSSSDRSRKRELKEVFGDDSEISKESSGVKKRRIPRFEEVEEEPEVIPGPPSESPGMLTKLQIKQMMEAATRQIEERKKQLSFISPPTPQPKTPSSSQPERLPIGNTIQPSQAATFMNDAIEKARKAAELQARIQAQLALKPGLIGNANMVGLANLHAMGIAPPKVELKDQTKPTPLILDEQGRTVDATGKEIELTHRMPTLKANIRAVKREQFKQQLKEKPSEDMESNTFFDPRVSIAPSQRQRRTFKFHDKGKFEKIAQRLRTKAQLEKLQAEISQAARKTGIHTSTRLALIAPKKELKEGDIPEIEWWDSYIIPNGFDLTEENPKREDYFGITNLVEHPAQLNPPVDNDTPVTLGVYLTKKEQKKLRRQTRREAQKELQEKVRLGLMPPPEPKVRISNLMRVLGTEAVQDPTKVEAHVRAQMAKRQKAHEEANAARKLTAEQRKVKKIKKLKEDISQGVHISVYRVRNLSNPAKKFKIEANAGQLYLTGVVVLHKDVNVVVVEGGPKAQKKFKRLMLHRIKWDEQTSNTKGDDDEESDEEAVKKTNKCVLVWEGTAKDRSFGEMKFKQCPTENMAREHFKKHGAEHYWDLALSESVLESTD
- the PRPF3 gene encoding U4/U6 small nuclear ribonucleoprotein Prp3 isoform X2, producing the protein MLTKLQIKQMMEAATRQIEERKKQLSFISPPTPQPKTPSSSQPERLPIGNTIQPSQAATFMNDAIEKARKAAELQARIQAQLALKPGLIGNANMVGLANLHAMGIAPPKVELKDQTKPTPLILDEQGRTVDATGKEIELTHRMPTLKANIRAVKREQFKQQLKEKPSEDMESNTFFDPRVSIAPSQRQRRTFKFHDKGKFEKIAQRLRTKAQLEKLQAEISQAARKTGIHTSTRLALIAPKKELKEGDIPEIEWWDSYIIPNGFDLTEENPKREDYFGITNLVEHPAQLNPPVDNDTPVTLGVYLTKKEQKKLRRQTRREAQKELQEKVRLGLMPPPEPKVRISNLMRVLGTEAVQDPTKVEAHVRAQMAKRQKAHEEANAARKLTAEQRKVKKIKKLKEDISQGVHISVYRVRNLSNPAKKFKIEANAGQLYLTGVVVLHKDVNVVVVEGGPKAQKKFKRLMLHRIKWDEQTSNTKGDDDEESDEEAVKKTNKCVLVWEGTAKDRSFGEMKFKQCPTENMAREHFKKHGAEHYWDLALSESVLESTD